The genomic interval TTAAATAATAACGGCTTTCTCAACCACTTCAACCAGTCTCCAACGTTTGTCTTTTGACAACGGGCGAGTTTCCATGATTTTAACTAGATCGCCGATCTTTGCAGTGTTTTGCTCATCATGAGCTTTGAACTTCTTGGAATATTTCACGCGCTTTCCGTAAAGCGGGTGCTTTTTGTATGTTTCGACCAGAACAACAATTGTTTTGTCCATTTTGTCAGAAACAACTCGACCAAGAACAACTTTACGTGCATTGCGTTCTTCTGCCATGTTTGCGACCTCCTCTCTAATCTATTAGCTAATGCCTAATTCACGTTCACGCAGGATCGTTTTTGCTTTTGCGATATCTTTGCGCACTTGACGAATACGTGCAGGGTTTTCTAATTGACCAGTCGCTAATTGAAAACGGAGGTTGAAAAGCTCTTCCTTCATGGAAGTGACTTTTTGTTCAATTTCGGCAGTGGTTAGGTTGCGAATTTCATTAGCTTTCATTTGCGTCACCACCCAATTCTTCCCGTTTTACAAACTTACATTTAACCGGAAGTTTGTGCATAGCCAGACGCATTGCTTCACGAGCTACCTCTTCAGGTACGCCAGCCAGCTCAAACATTACTTTTCCAGGTTTTACGATTGCTACCCAGCCTTCAACAGAACCTTTACCGGAACCCATCCGTACTTCAAGCGGCTTCGCAGTGATCGGTTTGTCTGGGAAAATTTTAATCCATACTTTACCGCCACGTTTGATGTAACGAGTCATCGCAATACGAGCGGCTTCGATTTGACGGTTTGTAATCCAAGAGGCTTCTAAAGCTTGAAGGCCATATTCACCAAACGTTACTTGAGTACCGCCTTTAGCTTGACCTCTCATTTTTCCGCGATGTTGTTTGCGGTGTTTTACGCGTTTAGGGATCAACATGATTATTGGCCTCCTTCCTCTTGAGTTCTCTTCTTCGCTTGAGGAAGAACTTCTCCGCGATAAATCCATACTTTAACGCCGATTTTTCCGTACGTAGTATCGGCTTCAGCTGTACCATAATCAATATCAGCACGCAGTGTGTGAAGCGGAACTGTTCCTTCGCTATATCCTTCAGAACGAGCGATATCCGCGCCACCAAGGCGACCACTTACCATTGTTTTGATACCTTGAGCACCTGCACGCATAGAACGTTGCAGAGATTGTTTTTGTGCACGACGGAAAGAAATACGGTTTTCCAATTGACGTGCGATGCTTTGTGCAACAAGAGTCGCATCCATATCAGGATTTTTGATCTCGTTGATGTTGATGTGCACTTTCTTGCCAGTCAAAGCAGACAGCGCTTTGCGAAGCTTCTCAACTTCACTACCACCTTTACCAATAACCATACCTGGCTTAGCAGTGTGGATAGAAACATTTAGACGGTTGGCAGCACGCTCGATTTCAACAGTAGAAACGGAAGCGTCTTTCAACTGGGTTTTTACATATTCACGTACCTTAAGATCTTCGTGTAACAGATCAGCGTAATCCTTCTCTGCGAACCACTTGGATTCCCAATCACGGATGACGCCAACCCGAAGTCCTATCGGGCTAACTTTTTGACCCACTCGCTATCCCTCCTTATTTCTCGGATAAAATTACTGTAACGTGACTTGTACGTTTATTGATTCGGCTCGCACGACCCATGGCGCGAGGACGGAAACGTTTCAGTGTTGGACCTTCATCAACAAATACCTTGGTGATAACCAGGTTATTTGCGTCAAGGTTCAGGTTGTGCTCTGCATTTGCAATAGCTGACATTAAGACTTTCTCCACAACCGGAGAAGATGCTTTCGGCGTGTGCTTCAGAATGGCGATTGCTTCGCCTACTTGCTTGCCACGGATTAAGTCAACTACCAGGCGCATCTTGCGAGGAGCAATACGGATATTACGAGCTACCGCTTTAGCTTCCATTTGAGTAACCCCCTCTCTTACTTCAACGTATCAGTGATTATCTTCTTGTTTTCTTGTCGGAATCAACGTGACCTTTAAAGGTACGAGTTGGAGCGAATTCTCCAAGTTTATGTCCGACCATATCTTCGGTTACATATACAGGTACGTGTTTACGTCCGTCGTACACTGCAAATGTATGACCAATGAAGTCAGGGAAGATTGTAGAGCGGCGAGACCAAGTTTTGATAACCTTTTTGTCGCCTTTTTCATTTTGCTCTTCGACCTTTTTCATTAAATGATCATCAACAAAAGGTCCCTTTTTTAAGCTGCGTCCCATGAACGAACCTCCCTTCATATTAGAAGTGCGGTGGCTTGCGACCGCACCTTAGTTAAGCAGCATTACTTCTTGCGGCTGCGGATAATGTATTTGCTAGAATGCTTGTTTTTCTTACGAGTTTTCGCACCAAGTGTCGGTTTACCCCAAGGAGTAAGCGGGCCACTACGACCGATCGGAGCGCGACCTTCACCACCACCGTGTGGGTGATCATTCGGGTTCATTACAGAACCGCGGACTGTAGGGCGCTTGCCTAACCAGCGAGAACGACCTGCTTTACCGATGTTGATAAGTTCATGCTCAAGGTTACCAACTTGACCAATTGTTGCACGGCACTCTTTACGGATCATACGAGTTTCGCCAGAAGCCAGACGCACGATTACGTATTCGCCATCGCGACCAAGCAATTGAGCTTCTGTACCAGCAGAACGAACGAGCTGTCCGCCTTTACCTGCTTTTAACTCGATATTGTGGATAACTGTACCTACCGGGATGTTAGCCAACGGCAGTGCGTTACCTACTTTAATATCAGCATCCGGACCGGATACAATAGTCATGCCTACTTGCAGACCATTCGGAGCCAGGATGTAGCGCTTTTCACCATCAGCGTAGTTGATCAGCGCAATGTTTGCAGAACGGTTCGGGTCGTATTCGATTGTAGCAACGCGACCAGGAATACCGTCTTTGTTACGTTTGAAGTCAATGATACGATATTTCTTCTTATGACCGCCACCATGATGACGAACTGTGATTTTACCTTGGTTATTGCGGCCAGCTGTTTTGCTTTTCGGCGCAAGTAGAGATTTTTCCGGGGTGGAAGTTGTAATCTCATCAAAAGTAGACACAGTCATTTGACGGCGACCAGGAGAAGTCGGTTTATACTTTTTAATTGCCATTTGTTTTCCCTCCTTCACTTACGTCGCTAGAACTTAGACACCTTCAAAGAAATCCAGCGATTTGCTATCTTCGCTCAGCTGCACAATCGCTTTTTTCCAGTCAGAACGTTTACCGAAATATTTACCTACGCGCTTCGGCTTACCTTTAACACGCATTGTGTTTACGTTCAAAACTTTTACGTCGAAAATGCGTTGAACCGCATCTTTGATTTCTGTTTTGTTTGCACGCAAATCAACTTCGAATACGTATTTGTTGCTGGACATCATGTCAGCAGTACGTTCGGTAATAACCGGGCGCTTGATAATATCACGAGGATCTTTCATTATGCAAGCACCTCCTCAACTTTTGCGACTGCATCCTGCGTAATCAGCAACTTATCATGATGCAGAACATCAAGAACGTTGATTCCGTTAGCAGAAACGAATTTCACGCCAGGAATGTTGCGAGCGGACAGTGCCACGTTGTCATTGTATTCACCAGTTACAACAAGCACTTTGTTATCCACTTTGAGATTTCCGAGCACTTTTACCATTTCTTTGGTTTTTGGTGCATCGAAGCTCAGTGCGTCTAGTACCATGATTCCCTCGTTCTTCACTTTAGAAGACAGAGCGGATTTGATCGCAAGACGACGAACTTTTTTCGGAAGCTTGTAAGAGTAGCTGCGAGGAGTTGGTCCGAAAACCACGCCGCCGCCTACCCATTGAGGGGAACGAATGCTACCTTGACGGGCGCGTCCTGTTCCTTTTTGCTTCCAAGGTTTACGACCACCGCCACGTACGGCGGAACGATTTTTTACAGCGTGTGTACCAGCACGGCGAGAAGCCTGTTGCATGATAACCGCATCAGCAAGCACCGCTTCGTTTGGTTCGATACCGAATACTGCATCGGACAGTTCGATTTCACCTACTTGGGAGCCAGCTTGATTGAAAAGTGTTACTTTAGGCATTACAAGTCCTCCTTTCCTGCTTAGTTACCGCCTTTAATGGCAGTTTTCACAACTACAAAGCTGTTTTTCGGTCCTGGAATGGCACCTTTAACGAGCAGCAAGTTGCGTTCTGTATCTACAGATACGATTTCAAGATTTTGAACCGTAACTTTCTCTCCGCCCATGCGGCCTGGCAATGCTTTGCCTTTCAGTACGCGGTTCGCTGCGATAGAACCCATGGAACCAGGACGACGATGGTAACGGGAACCGTGAGCCATCGGTCCGCGAGATTGACCGTGACGCTTGATCGCACCTGCAAAACCTTTACCTTTTGAAGTGCCGGTTACGTCAACAACGTCTCCCTCTGCGAAAACATCTGCTTTTAACTCTTGACCTACTTCGTAGTTAGCGAGATCAACATTACGAAGTTCACGAACAAATC from Aneurinibacillus sp. REN35 carries:
- the rpsQ gene encoding 30S ribosomal protein S17 is translated as MAEERNARKVVLGRVVSDKMDKTIVVLVETYKKHPLYGKRVKYSKKFKAHDEQNTAKIGDLVKIMETRPLSKDKRWRLVEVVEKAVII
- the rpmC gene encoding 50S ribosomal protein L29 — translated: MKANEIRNLTTAEIEQKVTSMKEELFNLRFQLATGQLENPARIRQVRKDIAKAKTILRERELGIS
- the rplP gene encoding 50S ribosomal protein L16, producing the protein MLIPKRVKHRKQHRGKMRGQAKGGTQVTFGEYGLQALEASWITNRQIEAARIAMTRYIKRGGKVWIKIFPDKPITAKPLEVRMGSGKGSVEGWVAIVKPGKVMFELAGVPEEVAREAMRLAMHKLPVKCKFVKREELGGDANES
- the rpsC gene encoding 30S ribosomal protein S3 translates to MGQKVSPIGLRVGVIRDWESKWFAEKDYADLLHEDLKVREYVKTQLKDASVSTVEIERAANRLNVSIHTAKPGMVIGKGGSEVEKLRKALSALTGKKVHININEIKNPDMDATLVAQSIARQLENRISFRRAQKQSLQRSMRAGAQGIKTMVSGRLGGADIARSEGYSEGTVPLHTLRADIDYGTAEADTTYGKIGVKVWIYRGEVLPQAKKRTQEEGGQ
- the rplV gene encoding 50S ribosomal protein L22; this translates as MEAKAVARNIRIAPRKMRLVVDLIRGKQVGEAIAILKHTPKASSPVVEKVLMSAIANAEHNLNLDANNLVITKVFVDEGPTLKRFRPRAMGRASRINKRTSHVTVILSEK
- the rpsS gene encoding 30S ribosomal protein S19, with the protein product MGRSLKKGPFVDDHLMKKVEEQNEKGDKKVIKTWSRRSTIFPDFIGHTFAVYDGRKHVPVYVTEDMVGHKLGEFAPTRTFKGHVDSDKKTRR
- the rplB gene encoding 50S ribosomal protein L2, translating into MAIKKYKPTSPGRRQMTVSTFDEITTSTPEKSLLAPKSKTAGRNNQGKITVRHHGGGHKKKYRIIDFKRNKDGIPGRVATIEYDPNRSANIALINYADGEKRYILAPNGLQVGMTIVSGPDADIKVGNALPLANIPVGTVIHNIELKAGKGGQLVRSAGTEAQLLGRDGEYVIVRLASGETRMIRKECRATIGQVGNLEHELINIGKAGRSRWLGKRPTVRGSVMNPNDHPHGGGEGRAPIGRSGPLTPWGKPTLGAKTRKKNKHSSKYIIRSRKK
- the rplW gene encoding 50S ribosomal protein L23; the protein is MKDPRDIIKRPVITERTADMMSSNKYVFEVDLRANKTEIKDAVQRIFDVKVLNVNTMRVKGKPKRVGKYFGKRSDWKKAIVQLSEDSKSLDFFEGV
- the rplD gene encoding 50S ribosomal protein L4, translated to MPKVTLFNQAGSQVGEIELSDAVFGIEPNEAVLADAVIMQQASRRAGTHAVKNRSAVRGGGRKPWKQKGTGRARQGSIRSPQWVGGGVVFGPTPRSYSYKLPKKVRRLAIKSALSSKVKNEGIMVLDALSFDAPKTKEMVKVLGNLKVDNKVLVVTGEYNDNVALSARNIPGVKFVSANGINVLDVLHHDKLLITQDAVAKVEEVLA
- the rplC gene encoding 50S ribosomal protein L3 encodes the protein MTKGILGKKVGMTQVFTAEGIVVPVTVIEAGPCVVLQKKDQTTDGYEAIQIGFADKKAVRTNKPEKGHAAKANTTPKRFVRELRNVDLANYEVGQELKADVFAEGDVVDVTGTSKGKGFAGAIKRHGQSRGPMAHGSRYHRRPGSMGSIAANRVLKGKALPGRMGGEKVTVQNLEIVSVDTERNLLLVKGAIPGPKNSFVVVKTAIKGGN